The Amaranthus tricolor cultivar Red isolate AtriRed21 chromosome 14, ASM2621246v1, whole genome shotgun sequence DNA window CCAACAATAGGTTATCTCAGAGTAACCCCAAGTATTTAATGTACCTTCTCAAATTATCCAGTGACCTGAAATGACAAGTATAGCAGGTGAAATTCATGATGTGTCAGACACACACCATTGTTGACCATCttatttgaataaaattttGTTCTCTTATCACCTCCTTTCAACCTCTATCGTAAAAACCAATacaacataattcgctagctaCTTAgctttttgaatttgttattCACTCTAAATGGCCTGAAGATCGACCAAAGCCGACCAtatcaattttttcattttgcaaTTTCCGGGGAGACTAGTAAATCATGTGACATATTTGCATTAGTAAAACTTTGAGCCTTCTAGTACTCtggaaataaaatttttctcaaAGGATGTGAACGAGTAGCTATGTTTTTTTCCATTGCAAGGATGATATGGGTCCCACTACGAAAACAGTGAAAGTCCTCAATTTAAGTAATGCATATGACTGTCATAAATCTTCACTTCATCTTGATAATACTGAAATCATGAGACATCCAGATACTTTTTCTTAATACCTTCTGGTCTTGCCACTAGTCTTAAAGAAAGGACTTATAGCAGACTCTAGTCCTCAATTCATAGAGCGTTAATAGTCGGGCACTGGTTTCTTTCCGACGTAGAGAGCGTATGACACTAGATGGAACTGTGGAGGTTTTGTGaaccatcatcatcaaccatTTGCAATGAGTTCAAGCACCAATGACCAAACAATCAGAATTCAGACACCCTTCATGCACATCACCATAGCCTCCTTCGCACTTGACTATTCCACGAAACCTGTTCCACCACCATGAAACTACAACATGAGCTCACAGGCCAGCGTCTTCAACATCTATATTCTCAACCACCAGTCCACCACTGCAAACCCACCACCCAAACTTTTGAGCCACATTCACGTCCTCCCTCCTTCAACCTTCGTAGCCGCCGCCACTCCAGGGTCTTTTCTCTATCTCTCTTTCAAGCGTCGCAATGTGGTGTCAAATGAGCAAGCGTTTTACGCTTCAACTCATAAACTTGGGTATAGTATTAAGCACGAAAGGGTCGCTATGTTCGTTGCTTGTTTGTTTCTTTATATACATGAAAATCTCGCCATTAAGTTAATTGACAAGgttggaaaatcaaaataaattcctaagtttgaatatttttcatGGAGATGTTGGCTTGGCTGGGCAGCGCAGCTGACCAGAAAGGAGGAAGAAAGGTCAAGCATGAGTAATGGCTGCCAGGTAAAAGGAGACAGAAAAAATAAGCGGTAAATGCATTCTTTTTCCCCCATTTTTAAAGGTTTAAAGTTCAGATGAATTATCTTGGGGAGACACCATAAATAACATAGTAATTCTTAAAATAACTTATAGTTGGAATTATTACAAGCAAATCAACATTGTTAGGAATATTCTAGTCAAAGTTGAACTCAAAACTTACATCTTATTCCTCATATTTGATGTGGAGGCAAAAAAAACACATGCTATAAAATACGCAAAAATTCATCACCAAAAAAGGGTCAAGGAACTTACAGCGAGAAGGCATAGGCTGAAAAGCAGCCAGAGATCCAGAAGCATAATCTACCAGTGTTCTCGGTGCCTCAAGCTCTCTCTGAACTAATTTTCCATAGCCACCTCTACGTACAAAATTGTAAAGGAAATTGACTAAACTATACCTTTTCATACATCAAAGGGGTTGTTTAGCAAATAATTATTGGTTGTTAGTTGTTTCAGTGGCTTTTTATCTCAAAGTGTTctattttattggattttattGTGCAATTGTTGGGCAATTTGAGCTAACAAGCCAAAAGTcaatggaaaaacaaaaaagtcAATCAAAAAGTCATTTACCGAACAAGATAACCAACTAAAGCAAATTATTTCATCGCAAACGATCTTCATTCACCAAAGCGATAAAACttgtaaaaattttcattagttGCAGGATCAGCATAAAGCACACTAACAAACGTGGCTCAGCTACACACTCAAGCACTGTTTGGTTAAGTGTATTTTTGAAGTTTCAATCCGTGATAGTGTAAAAAATTACGCATAGGTGACAAAATGACAACCTAGTAGAAAGCCAAAGTCCAAGACTAAAACTTCCTCAAGTCCACACAGATAAACATCTGACCACAAGCAAAACGAATAAACTCAATCACAAAATAAAGGATATCAGGATCATAATCAGTACGATACTCATCACGCACCTGGGAAAATGgacaacaaaaaaatcaataaaaggaAAGAGTTGAACTACATGGACAATTAAACGAAAGCATGAAAACAACATGCCTGACCACCACTTCGACCACGTCCCCATTGCCTGCCCTCTTGAAAACCCCAGTCAAAGTCCACACGGATAGGGCGATCATCAAGAATTGTCCCACTTATGTACTTCACTGCATCTTCAGTGTCTTCTCTAGAGTAATATCTGGCAAAATGACGAAAAAAATCATCAAGCAGTTCATGTTATGAGGAAACAAGATGACCAACTCAAGCCTAATAAAACCAAAAAGGTATATTCAAATACAAGAAAATAGATAATATTAAGTTCCAGAAACTCAACACATAAATTATTGATTGAAGatcaaagaataaaaaaagttagttcaaagaaaaacaaaagtcatcTTTGGCCAACTTCTGATACGTAGATACAACCAGCAACTATCAAAGAATACCAAGCAGAGATACAGTACATATCTCGCATACGTCTGGAGCAAACAACTAAGAAGAGAATTGGTCCTTACAATACGAAACAAAATCCACAAGGGGTTTTCGTGTTCTTATCCAGACCCATGATAATCTTTTTAATCTCTCCAACTCGAGAAAATAGCTCGTAAACTTGCTCTTCTGTTGTATAGAAAGACATATTTCCAATGTAAACAGTTGTTGAGTTCTTTAGTGCTTCCTCAAATTCTTCTTGTGTGCCAGGAAATCTCCTATCTCGATAAGCTGAGAGCTTGTTTAAATCCTATAGTgaataaaaataaggaaaacATTATTACACGCAACACGACTAATACAGTCAAACACACCGCAGGGCAATAGCTAATACAATCAAACACAGCACAACACAAAACCAATACTTTGTAATACATATTGAATGGTTGTCCTAAGTTCATCttccaaaaataagtttaaactaACAATATTGTTGATGTACCAACAAAATTAAATTGCTCATTGCCCAGCATACTAGTAGTCTTTTAAATATAACTAATCTCTAAACATACTAGTAgtcttttaaatataaataatctcTAAACTCACAAACATTAAACACAGGAAAGAACTCAGTAAACTGTAAAACAACTCAGCATAAATTGTGTTATAGATTAGTATTGTGGAATAGAATTAAACGAAGATGAACAACAAGTTTAAACGTCATGATGAATTCTGACTTACAATAACAAAACAAGTCCAACATGTGTTTTCTAGACTTATCCAACGAAAATTTATGCTATTAATAAACTCATTTACAACAAAATTAAGAAACGCTCCCTAGCACATGCAACTTAGCAATTATCCAAGtcattttgaaattaaaaatgtcTTCTCAATGATCCCCAAATTATTTCTCAATTAAATTTCATTACATTCTATTACCCCAATGTCGTTAAGTAACTCCTATCTACGGTGGGATTTGGGAAGATTGGATGTACACAACGAGCACAACCTTACTGTCATTAATAATAGAAGTAACAAAGACAAAGAAGTTatttccgattgacccttgatagcaAACGTCATGtgcaactttacataaataagatgTGCACATATTTAACAAATTCTTTTAGAGTAATAACGGAGATTGTTAAAGGGTCTCACCTTGAATAAAGAAGCCATTTACGTCTAGATTCTCAAATACAAGAAGAATCACAAAGGGTCCACTTCCAAAGATTTTATCCCTGCAGAGATaggaaaataattatatttacatCAAGAAATACATTGCTTTTACCTTTTTAGATGATTATGGGTTTAAAACCGCTCTTCCTTTTTTCTACTTTTAATTTTCCCTTCAAAAACATGGAGACCCAAGAATGTTCAACAAAAAACACACGTGTGACTAATTTTTTTAACGTATCCATATTACCAAAGAGCCTTGCAAATATCATCAATGTAAGACGAACATCAATCTCGATCATGCACCAAGCATTAGACCATGAGAAGTAAATCCAAAACTTTAAATAACATGTTGAGCACGAAAGTAGTAAAGGAAAGTTATTTATTGGATTGTTTTCCTACTTACATATACTTAAGATTTTTAGTTCCAAGGTCGTGTCAAGGATGGATCAAGGAACTATAAAGAATTGGGTTATAACGTAAAAACAAGGTGATATTGTGTCATATTGGCCCAGATGAAAAAATAAACTACTAAACCGATATTATAGGCATCGTAAAGGtataaagaaatatttttaagtatCTCATGGGCAGGACCCATATAAGCAATGCGACATAGCATAATACCCTTGGTAAAGCATACCACAATTGCAACCAAATCTGCAATTACACACTATGACATAGGTCGAGACAAGGCCTAACCAACATGTACCAACCCAGGCTTAAGATATTTCTCCTCCTTTGAAGAGAGGAAGGGGTGCTTGTATatattaacaatgaataatattgatgatgatCTAAACTCATTATATACTCAAAAAAATCATTAAGGAAAATGCTTATTGGATTCAGCAATCCATATTTTTCCATTATTGGATAATAGAGAACAAGACACTAGTATGTCGTTTACTAAAAATCACATCATGTGCTAAAATAAATCCTAGAGGTAAAGGTGGCGCACACACATTTACTAGAAAATATTCTATTATCTCAATGTCATTAAAAGACTTCCACCGATGAGGAGTTTAACGGGTCTAATGTATATGTATTATCCTTGTTAGTAAAAACAAAAAGGTTGTTTCAGATTTACCTTGGTAACTCATAGATAAGTAAAAAGTGCGCATAATCTaatgagtaattttgatttgattcattataatccaaaccaaataaCTATGAGTCTTTAACCCCATCGAAATAAGGGTTGTTCCCATTAGCAAGACTTTAACCAAATCGACTTGCAACAAAATCAATTCATATGAAGATTAGAATGTTCAATAATAGTAAGTGCATCCTGTGggcaaaatcaaatcatttcTTAGTTCTTCCACTCTTTTATGCATGTATTTGGAGTTATTTTCACAACAACTagaaagaaaggaaagaaaaacaTCACTTCTTAACAGTGTTCCACAACACGCCCCCAAAGGAAGAGAGAGTATCTAAAGGCATAAGGCCAACATATAATATCTCGAATAAGATCTTGTCAATCAAGGAACATTTacgaaaaataatgcaaaaaagtCATGTTATGATGTATATTGTTCTCAAACAATAGTCATCAAAAAACAAGGTAGTATTGAAACACGTCCTACTAAATATATAAGCAAATGCTAAAATAAAGTCTAGTCCAAATCAAGTCCATGTTACCAAGCAGCCTACAAATTTGCTACTTAagcacaataataataataaatgaagggATTCAATGCTAGTCTTATCCCTTAAGATAAACCCAACGAATCTTAGAGAAATCCAAACCTCAAACTCAATGATTGAGTACATTACTATCCTAATCATGCATTGAGAATGATGGTTGGGTCATGGTGCTCAAACCAGCATGATGGTTGGGTCTTATCCCTTAAGATAAATCCAACATAGGTTAAAAGACTTCGGCATTTCCACTTGTAAAAaagagattttttaaaaaatagtttggCTGAGCCAATAGAAATCATTTGTGACGGccttaatataatttaatagacTATATTGGGATGAAATCGGGCCGCCCAAATATGTGAAGCCCATTTCCTTTCATCTCCTCATGAAATCTTTTTTTGACCTCCTATTTTCTCAATCCTCTATATTCTTACCGGAGCCCTAACAACCCTGAGTTGCCATCACTGATCCCGGCTGAGAACACTTGACGTCTGGTGATTCTAGGTTTTTGGTGGGCGGCGATGAGAAGTATCTAAGGTATTTCTGTTTTATCTTTTCCTAATTTCGCATTTTGTGCTAGCTTATGTGCAAATAGTAGTATAATATAACGAATTAGGGTTTCTAGTTCATTAGAAGTTATATTATGATACAAAATGGAttgttttggaattcaaagagCAATATTTGGGCCACATTTTTTGAGTCTAGATATTTAATTCCCAACTTGGGGTCTTAGCATGTACTTTACTGTTGATTTTTTCTGAGATAATTGGAGAAGAGGAGATAGGGAACAACCAAGCTGAATATTCAGTTAGTTGCA harbors:
- the LOC130800301 gene encoding nuclear cap-binding protein subunit 2-like, encoding MASLFKDLNKLSAYRDRRFPGTQEEFEEALKNSTTVYIGNMSFYTTEEQVYELFSRVGEIKKIIMGLDKNTKTPCGFCFVLYYSREDTEDAVKYISGTILDDRPIRVDFDWGFQEGRQWGRGRSGGQVRDEYRTDYDPGRGGYGKLVQRELEAPRTLVDYASGSLAAFQPMPSRYNRHERNHGHGGSYRQGRDYHRKRHREDERHREDERHRPVDMPKRNENEQHRNADHESRPEKNPRFRESGDSDDDEDDDKRRRT